Proteins co-encoded in one Deltaproteobacteria bacterium genomic window:
- the rpsL gene encoding 30S ribosomal protein S12 produces MPTINQLVRRGREKVKRKTKAPALDACPQKRGVCTRVYTTTPKKPNSALRKVARVRLTNGMEVTSYIPGIGHNLQEHSVVLIRGGRVKDLPGVRYHIIRGTLDALGVQDRRRSRSKYGAKRPK; encoded by the coding sequence ATGCCCACAATTAATCAGCTCGTTCGAAGAGGCCGCGAAAAAGTCAAGCGCAAGACCAAGGCTCCTGCGCTTGATGCATGCCCGCAAAAAAGGGGTGTGTGCACCCGCGTCTACACCACGACGCCGAAAAAACCGAATTCGGCGCTCAGGAAGGTGGCTCGTGTCCGTCTTACAAATGGTATGGAGGTCACATCCTATATCCCGGGAATCGGTCACAATCTCCAGGAGCACTCTGTTGTCCTCATTCGGGGTGGGCGCGTTAAGGACCTTCCGGGCGTCCGGTATCACATCATTCGCGGCACCCTTGATGCCTTGGGGGTTCAGGACAGGCGACGCAGCCGTTCAAAGTACGGCGCCAAAAGGCCGAAGTAG